The DNA segment TCGCCGACGGGGAGGTTCTGGGGACGGTCCCGCTTCCGATCGCCGGTTTGATGAGCGACCGGCCCATGGCCGAAGTCAAGGAGCAGGTGGATCGGCTCACCGAGATCGTCCAGGAGATGGGGGTCACCAACCCGGAGCCGTTCATGGCGCTCTCGTTTATGGCCCTCCCCGTGATTCCCAAACTCAAACTTACCGACCGCGGTCTGGTCGACGTGGATCGGTTCGATTTCGTGGATCTTTTCGCCGACGGATAAAACCCGGCGTCTCCCGCCGGCCGGCCCCCCGGTCTTCGGGCGGAGACGAGGTTATCGAGGAGAGAGGGGGAAACGACGATGTACATGGAAGAACTCGAGTGCATGGAAGCCGGGCCCCTGCGGGAACTGCAGCTCGAACGCCTGCGCCGCCTGGTCGATTACGTTCTGGAGCGTTCGTCCTTCTACTCCGGCCTTCTGCGGGAGGCGGGCATCGTTTCCGGGGGGGATATCCGCGAACTCGCCGATATCTCCCGTCTTCCCTTCACCCGTAAAAACGACCTGCGCGACCATTACCCCTTCGGGATGTTCTGCGTCCCCCTGGAATCCGTGGCCGAGATTCATGCCTCCAGCGGAACCACCGGCAACCCCACCGTGGTCGGATACACCGCCGGGGATATCTCCCTCTGGCGGCGGGTAATGGCCCGGTCGCTCGCCATCGCCGGCGCGGTCCCGGCGGATATCGTCCAGAACGCCTATGGATACGGGCTCTTCACCGGAGGGTTGGGGGTT comes from the bacterium genome and includes:
- a CDS encoding adenine deaminase C-terminal domain-containing protein; this translates as ADGEVLGTVPLPIAGLMSDRPMAEVKEQVDRLTEIVQEMGVTNPEPFMALSFMALPVIPKLKLTDRGLVDVDRFDFVDLFADG